One Drosophila subpulchrella strain 33 F10 #4 breed RU33 chromosome 2R, RU_Dsub_v1.1 Primary Assembly, whole genome shotgun sequence genomic window, GCATCGAATCGGGCCTCAAACGCTTTTCGCACCAACATGTCCATGTTCGGCGGCTCATTACACAAGACATTTGCCACGGGGTGAGGAAAGGCTGTCCGCCAGACGAGTCGCCAATCGCCCAACCGGTCCACTTATATGTGGTGTTTTATGTCTTTACAGCAACTTGGCGCGCATGTGCCAGCTGCCAGTGATAAATCCCATGCGCACCACCAACCAGGGTAGTCACCAGTTTGAGGATCCCAGCGAGCCCATCTACACGGATCCCTCGCTTTTCGAGCGTTCCAGGCAAGTGCAGGGCCATAATGTAAGAGATCCGCAGAAAGAAGTATCCCCGACCACCTATCGCAATTGTAAATATGTTCGCCATTTATTCCGATTTGTCTAACCGTCACGAGACTACAAGGGTCTGCAGACACAGAGGCCCACCTTGTTGCAAAGTCCATCCCGTCCTCCGGCTATTTGGCAATTGGTAGAGCACCAGTCGCCTTGCAACTGGCACAAGCCGTTGAACGTGGGCATATCACCTGTAACTAAACCAGAAGTTAACTTCCAAGTTGGGCACAATCTCCTATTTAAATCAAAACTTACTTGCATGGGCACAGACTAAACAGACTAACAAAATAACCAGACAGAGGCGTAGGTATTCCATGCTGATGAGTTGTCAGATTCAGACTGAAAAGCTGGGAAGCTGGGTAGGCGATAACCCATATCAGTCGAATGAATCTTGAACTCATCCCTCTCCGCCGTTCTCTTGCGAAATATTTGGAATTGAATAAAGCTCACTGATTAAGGCCTCTTTGTGTTTCGTTTACAGATCGCTGCGAAGTCTGACCATGGTGGCCGAGTCCGAAGACAATCAGGAGGTCTGAGATCCAAACTCCAATCCTCCTGTGATTAGTTGTAAATAAGCTAAAGGTTCTAAACTCCAGTTAATCAAAGACAAACCGAAAATATCCATACGCTAGCTAAATGCGTGGGACTCCGAATATTCGGTGGTCCATCAAGTAGCCTAAGAATCGCACCGCTGACCAGTATCCAAATATTATGATCTTATGCTATTTAACATAGTTTATCTAAGCCTAACAACAGAAAACACAATTATTCGCTATACCAGCTAAGATATGAAATGCAATAAAGCCTAAACTATTCCATATCACAGCAGACTTTCGTTCTGCCCGGAGGTATGCAAAAGCGGTCATTAATCAGCAGGATGCAATTGCAGTGCCACAGTGGCACATTGAGCGGCTTGCCATCCGAGGGTTAACGAGCTAGGCCAATTGCCAGTTGCAGTGGCAGTTTCCGTTGCAGACAGTAGCCGGCGGCGATTTGTGGTTTAAGTTGAAGTCCTCTCTGCAAGCAACTAGAGGATCGGTCAGAGGCCGCACATAAATCAAGCAACAGGGCTGCTACTTAAAGTAACTGAAAATGAACCTGTGCTGCTTAGTAGGTCACGAAGCTTTACATATCATTATTAActctttctttttaatttgcaTCTCTTGCATCGCTTAAAGAGACTGCAGTACAGTTAAGATAAcacttttaataaattaaaaccacACAATACTTCTTAAacgtaaatatataaattaatgcAGATAGGGAATCCCAATTGTTCTGATTGCTGGCCTTGACTAGCACAGTTGAAAAGTGTTTGAGAGGACAGCTTTGCAAATGCCTTTTTGGTGGGATTTTGGGACCAACGCGACCCAATAATCTGGCAGAACCATGGGACGTCTATCGGCTAACATAAATTACGGATTATAGATTACATTATTTACAGAACTTAGTGGCTAGACCTTTAGTCGTCGAAGAACAGTATTTCTAGTATTCGCTTTTGTGCACTCTTCTTGCGCTCCTTGTTCATCTTGAGAAGCTCTGTGGTGACCAACTCTCCAAGCAGATGCTCCGATAATCGCTGCACGCCCGGATGATTGGGCGGCGCCTGGAATTTTCCGAAGTTTGAGGGGTGTGAACCGCTGGCCTGGTGTGGAAACTGCTGGTACAACTGGAATAGGAAGTCCGTGTTTGACGGAAACATGTTCTggtgctgttgttgctgctgattGTTATGGCAGTTATTGCCGCCGCTGGTATTGTTGCTCCCGCTGTTACTGCTTGTGTTattcccatttccattgcCCCGCTGCATGGGCATAGAATTACTGTAGTGGTTCTCCTGCTGCATTAATACCTGCGGCTCCAGCAGATCATGGCTATTGTCGTCGGAATCGTCATCCGAATCGTTGCCAAAGTGGCTGCCATTGCTGGTCATCTGGTTGTGAGCACTGCCATTGAGCTGAACACGGGGTTTTTTCATTTGGAAATTGCTTGATGCCGACGAATCCAAATCGTCGCCCTTAGGGTTGTAGACGTGTGGCTGTTGCATTTGCAGGTTCGAATTGTTGCTGATGGAAGCACCTACGGCGCTGGAAGAGGAATGTACCACCGGAAGCTGCTGACCAGATGCCGGTGACTGTTGCTGAGCCGCCTGCtgttggtgttgttgttgctgttgttgatgCTGCTGAGGATGATGCGTGCCCGCTCCGATTCCTTGCAGCGGAGATGAGAGTGGTGATTTCATCGAGGACGAGGTGGAGGTCAGGCTGCCGGCGCTGTTCTGGGCCCCATTTACGCCCACGGAGCCATCTTTGTACTGATCCTGGTAGCCCTGCGAGGAGTCGGCCATCACAGCCGCTACGGCCGCCGCCTGTTGCTGTATTTGTGACTGTGAGATGTGCTGCAGCTGCTGTGAGGCGACGGCTGCCGCAAAGTCCCTGAAGACCTGATCCGCCTCGATCTTGACCTGGCCATTGACGTTTTCCAGCGCTGAAGCTGCGGCGGTGCTCAGAGCACTCATGGCGTGCTGCTGATCTGGCTGGTGGTAGTGGTGGCTCTGACCCGAGCTGCCAAACTGTGCCACATTTTTCATGGAGCCATTCGACTTGTCCACTTGGTATTCGTTGTAGCTGGAGCTGTTGGCCGACTGCGGAGACGTTAGGAAGTTCGGCACATGGCGGTACGACTTGCGTGGCTGTATGTGCTGGTCCAGGAACTTCATCTTCTCCAGGTAGGGGCGCGACAGGTGTTCGTAGACGGGCGGATCCCCCTGCTTCCGCTGCGAGACGTAGCGTTCGCGCAGGTACTTCCAGCGCTTCTTGCACGTGTCCACTGCAAAGGAGGACAACATTAAGATACAAGGTCTGGCCGGAGGAGCTCCCGGGCCTCACCGTCCGTGCGCAGCTTCATCGCAATCAGCTGCCAGGCCTCGTCCTTCGTCTCGTACTTGCCGCCATTGGCGCCGCCGTTCAGGTAGTACTTCTGCCGGTTGTAGATCACCCCGTGCTGCGCCACCTCGTCAATTAGTTGCTCGTCCATCATGTTATTCTAATTCGCGATTTTAGCTGCCAATTTACCTTTGGTGTATGTCAGGCCATTTCCAACACTGGCCTGGAGGCAGCTCGGCAGTGTGACCAGAGCGCGGGaattgttgtttttatttttaaagtaactGCTTTTActaaaaacgtttttatacccgttactcgtagagtaaaagggtatactagattcgtcggaaagtatgtaacatgcagaaggaagcgtttccgaccccataaagtatatatattcttgatcaggatcactagccgagtcgatctagccatgtccgtctgtccgtctgtccgtctgtccgtctgtccgtctgtctgtccgtccggatgaacgctgagatctcggaaactatgagagctaggctattgagatttggcgtgcagattcctgagcttcttacgcagcgcaagtttgtttcagtagactgccacgcccactctaacgcccacaaaccgcccaaaactgtagctcctacagttttgatgctagacaaaaaattttaactgaaatgtattagtcttgtcaatacctatcgattgacccaaaaaaaattttgctacgcccactctaacgccaacaaacctcccaagaagaagctatgacgtcagagccagacaatgcgaaatgtttttacgcgtgtatgtgtgtgtatgtaaatacaTAGTTGCcagccgaacttagcggcaaagaaaaaagcactgccggcgctcagagaaagcaaagtgcgcggctaacttattctattgaataatgcatttttcacgcctaccctaacgcccacaacgcttaaatctgtcttccgccggtaggtggcgcatttaaatctcgctttgctgcttgcatatcaatatttccctttggtcccttaagctgagtaacgggtatctgatagtcgaggtactcgactatagcgttctcccttgttttttttaattcgttttttgtacttaataaaataattttaaaaactttataagccaatttttttatttgtgggCTGTTAACTGATCTAAAGTCATCAGATATAACTTAGATttcaaattattattatttgaatgtaCCAATAATCATTTGATTCAAGTACCTTAATTTAGGTTTATATGTAAACtttataattgttaaaaattaaTCCAGCTGAGCTCTTAAAGttaaatgttatattttttacgaTGTGTTTCCCTAATTACGTTAGtgtataatttaaaatttatataattagtACTATATCCCCACAACATTATTTTGCTATGCTTTTTACAAATCTGTTGTTCTATTTTGCGTAAAATTTActcttaaaattgaaattctaAAGGCTTTTTAACAATGtactttaatttaaataatttatactttttttgcGGACTAGTTTATTATCAACTAAATTAATTTGCGCTGCAGGCCGCCACCAGGGCGGATCACACCGGCGGCTGCGTTTTTAACCTCATCGATTGCATGCATCATGCGATGCGGTTCAGTGAGGAACCAGATCCAAAGGACTACGCTATAGCGCCACAGTTTATCCTTTTCCTGAAACGtccgaaataaataaaaataaatttaaaatggttGCACGACATGATTCTataaatttagaaaaaagGTCACTTACAATGCGGCCGACGACGTTTTCGAGGAAATCTGTCCGCAAGGATCGCACGGCTTCATCAAGACGATTTTGTTGCTGGGTGACACTGTAAATGGCGCTCAAGTGC contains:
- the LOC119551698 gene encoding uncharacterized protein LOC119551698: MEYLRLCLVILLVCLVCAHAITGDMPTFNGLCQLQGDWCSTNCQIAGGRDGLCNKVGLCVCRPL
- the LOC119551799 gene encoding uncharacterized protein DDB_G0283357, with translation MMDEQLIDEVAQHGVIYNRQKYYLNGGANGGKYETKDEAWQLIAMKLRTDVDTCKKRWKYLRERYVSQRKQGDPPVYEHLSRPYLEKMKFLDQHIQPRKSYRHVPNFLTSPQSANSSSYNEYQVDKSNGSMKNVAQFGSSGQSHHYHQPDQQHAMSALSTAAASALENVNGQVKIEADQVFRDFAAAVASQQLQHISQSQIQQQAAAVAAVMADSSQGYQDQYKDGSVGVNGAQNSAGSLTSTSSSMKSPLSSPLQGIGAGTHHPQQHQQQQQQHQQQAAQQQSPASGQQLPVVHSSSSAVGASISNNSNLQMQQPHVYNPKGDDLDSSASSNFQMKKPRVQLNGSAHNQMTSNGSHFGNDSDDDSDDNSHDLLEPQVLMQQENHYSNSMPMQRGNGNGNNTSSNSGSNNTSGGNNCHNNQQQQQHQNMFPSNTDFLFQLYQQFPHQASGSHPSNFGKFQAPPNHPGVQRLSEHLLGELVTTELLKMNKERKKSAQKRILEILFFDD